The following proteins come from a genomic window of Sorghum bicolor cultivar BTx623 chromosome 3, Sorghum_bicolor_NCBIv3, whole genome shotgun sequence:
- the LOC8060112 gene encoding WUSCHEL-related homeobox 9 has product MEALSGRVGVKCGRWNPTAEQVKVLTELFRAGLRTPSTEQIQRISTHLSAFGKVESKNVFYWFQNHKARERHHHKKRRRGASSPDSGSGSGSGSNEEDGGRAAAASHDAEADVDLVLQPPESKREARSYAHHHHRLAVTCYVRDVVEQQEATWERPTREVETLELFPLKSYVDLEAAEKVRYVRGSAASEQCREFSFFDVSGGRDPPLELRLCSFGPY; this is encoded by the exons ATGGAGGCGCTGAGCGGGCGGGTAGGCGTCAAGTGCGGGCGGTGGAACCCTACGGCGGAGCAGGTGAAGGTCCTGACGGAGCTCTTCCGCGCGGGGCTGCGCACGCCCAGCACGGAGCAGATCCAGCGCATCTCCACCCACCTCAGCGCCTTCGGCAAGGTGGAGAGCAAGAACGTCTTCTACTGGTTCCAGAACCACAAGGCCCGCGAGCGCCACCACCACAAgaagcgccgccgcggcgcgtccTCCCCCGACagtggcagcggcagcggcagcggcagcaacGAGGAAGACGGCGGCCGTGCTGCTGCCGCCTCGCACGACGCCGAGGCCGACGTCGACCTCGTGCTGCAGCCGCCAGAGAGCAAGCGGGAGGCCAGAAGCTACGCCCACCATCATCACCGGCTGGCCGTGACAT GCTACGTCAGGGACGTGGTGGAGCAGCAGGAGGCGACGTGGGAGCGGCCGACGAGGGAGGTGGAGACGCTGGAGCTCTTCCCTCTCAAGTCGTACGTGGACCTGGAGGCGGCGGAGAAGGTCCGGTATGTCAGGGGCAGCGCCGCCAGCGAGCAGTGCAGGGAGTTCTCCTTCTTCGACGTCTCCGGCGGCCGGGATCCGCCACTTGAGCTCAGGCTCTGCAGCTTCGGTCCCTACTAA